In Ciona intestinalis unplaced genomic scaffold, KH HT000262.1, whole genome shotgun sequence, a single genomic region encodes these proteins:
- the LOC100177264 gene encoding uncharacterized protein LOC100177264 isoform X1 yields MADFEDTRNPDGDFVLQGRKTPIRQKSDDYLSNTQKTLTSKNLSSSLNLSGSKKGNPSIEELEHSLNELKFDLENLNESLRENYGKTEIFLGEDLDSQGNACNFNSGDEDPELTHLLQRDDHEAVSHTRPYDPKWFSDPKHRTKPMGDYPMMQSLGVTRRGVSPVNRSIGRYGAEIATKDVTGQLTAVDLASNEKNFPIRLSAPHIVGVRSLLPPKFPVQPQDKEKAKSARFRSRSLDARLNKSFPITSRMSRSRNKSRARDRSPSPLPAWMPTSSRANASAQPPPPVKKRGRSPMRKRPATATGHRDKEVRSVWDEIDLSKSLPLAKTRGGAGYVRPTVQPQPGHLELSFLRAADQIDTRRALVENSPYQQKLAKLRLERLRVEEEYLLQLKRESELERIRGPKPKWYESKGPEFHYECNKNTALHKNRDNWSDTMDYRNHLLKSSREFTMNMRGPVPVPR; encoded by the exons ATGGCGGATTTTGAAGACACAAGAAATCCTGATGgtgattttgttttgcaaGGACGAAAAACGCCAATAAG GCAAAAGTCTGATGATTATTTAAGCAACACGCAGAAAACTTTGACCAGCAAGAACTTGAGTAGTAGCCTTAATTTATCAG GTTCAAAAAAAGGCAATCCAAGTATTGAAGAACTGGAACACTCTCTAAACGAACTAAAGTTTGATTTGGAAAATCTCAATGAAAGTTTGAGAGAAAATTACGGAAAAACTGAGATTTTTCTTGGGGAAGATTTGGACAGCCAAGGAAACGCTTGCAATTTTAAcag tgGAGATGAAGATCCAGAACTTACGCATTTACTCCAACGTGACGATCATGAAGCTGTCAGTCACACGCGACCTTATGACCCCAAGTGGTTTAGTGACCCCAAACATCGAACCAAACCTATGGGGGATTACCCCATGATGCAGAGCTTGGGGGTTACCAGGAGGGGGGTTTCCCCAGTTAATCGTAGCATTGGAAGATACGGAGCGGAAATCGCAACAaag GATGTAACAGGGCAACTCACAGCAGTCGATCTCGCATCGAATGAGAAAAACTTTCCGATCCGACTTAGCGCTCCTCACATCGTGGGAGTCCGATCCCTTCTTCCCCCAAAGTTTCCAGTCCAACCTCAGGATAAAGAGAAAGCCAAATCTGCTAGGTTTAGATCAAG ATCCCTTGATGCTAGATTAAACAAAAGCTTCCCAATCACATCACGCATGAGTCGCTCACGAAATAAATCCCGTGCACGAGATAGATCACCGTCTCCTCTTCCTGCTTGGATGCCAACTTCATCACGAGCCAACGCAAGCGCGCAACCCCCACCACCAGTTAAAAAGAG GGGAAGATCTCCAATGAGAAAACGCCCAGCTACAGCAACTGGACATCGTGATAAAGAAGTAAGAAGTGTTTGGGATGAAATAGATCTTTCTAAGTCTCTTCCACTAGCAAAGACAAGAGGGGGGGCAGGATATGTTCGCCCTACT gttcAGCCACAACCAGGACACTTGGAACTATCGTTTCTACGAGCTGCTGATCAGATTGACACGAGGAGAGCTTTAGTGGAGAATTCACCTTATCAACAAAAGCTGGCAAA GCTAAGATTGGAACGTCTTCGAGTAGAAGAAGAATATCTTCTTCAACTTAAACGGGAATCTGAATTGGAAAGAATAAGAGGCCCCAAACCTAAGTG GTACGAATCAAAAGGGCCAGAGTTCCACTATGAATGCAACAAGAACACAGCTCTTCATAAAAATCGTGACAACTGGTCGGATACTATGGATTATAGAAATCATCTATTAAAATCTTCACGAGAATTCACAATGAACATGAGGGGACCTGTACCTGTGCCAAgataa
- the LOC100177264 gene encoding uncharacterized protein LOC100177264 isoform X2: MADFEDTRNPDGDFVLQGRKTPIRQKSDDYLSNTQKTLTSKNLSSSLNLSGNPSIEELEHSLNELKFDLENLNESLRENYGKTEIFLGEDLDSQGNACNFNSGDEDPELTHLLQRDDHEAVSHTRPYDPKWFSDPKHRTKPMGDYPMMQSLGVTRRGVSPVNRSIGRYGAEIATKDVTGQLTAVDLASNEKNFPIRLSAPHIVGVRSLLPPKFPVQPQDKEKAKSARFRSRSLDARLNKSFPITSRMSRSRNKSRARDRSPSPLPAWMPTSSRANASAQPPPPVKKRGRSPMRKRPATATGHRDKEVRSVWDEIDLSKSLPLAKTRGGAGYVRPTVQPQPGHLELSFLRAADQIDTRRALVENSPYQQKLAKLRLERLRVEEEYLLQLKRESELERIRGPKPKWYESKGPEFHYECNKNTALHKNRDNWSDTMDYRNHLLKSSREFTMNMRGPVPVPR, translated from the exons ATGGCGGATTTTGAAGACACAAGAAATCCTGATGgtgattttgttttgcaaGGACGAAAAACGCCAATAAG GCAAAAGTCTGATGATTATTTAAGCAACACGCAGAAAACTTTGACCAGCAAGAACTTGAGTAGTAGCCTTAATTTATCAG GCAATCCAAGTATTGAAGAACTGGAACACTCTCTAAACGAACTAAAGTTTGATTTGGAAAATCTCAATGAAAGTTTGAGAGAAAATTACGGAAAAACTGAGATTTTTCTTGGGGAAGATTTGGACAGCCAAGGAAACGCTTGCAATTTTAAcag tgGAGATGAAGATCCAGAACTTACGCATTTACTCCAACGTGACGATCATGAAGCTGTCAGTCACACGCGACCTTATGACCCCAAGTGGTTTAGTGACCCCAAACATCGAACCAAACCTATGGGGGATTACCCCATGATGCAGAGCTTGGGGGTTACCAGGAGGGGGGTTTCCCCAGTTAATCGTAGCATTGGAAGATACGGAGCGGAAATCGCAACAaag GATGTAACAGGGCAACTCACAGCAGTCGATCTCGCATCGAATGAGAAAAACTTTCCGATCCGACTTAGCGCTCCTCACATCGTGGGAGTCCGATCCCTTCTTCCCCCAAAGTTTCCAGTCCAACCTCAGGATAAAGAGAAAGCCAAATCTGCTAGGTTTAGATCAAG ATCCCTTGATGCTAGATTAAACAAAAGCTTCCCAATCACATCACGCATGAGTCGCTCACGAAATAAATCCCGTGCACGAGATAGATCACCGTCTCCTCTTCCTGCTTGGATGCCAACTTCATCACGAGCCAACGCAAGCGCGCAACCCCCACCACCAGTTAAAAAGAG GGGAAGATCTCCAATGAGAAAACGCCCAGCTACAGCAACTGGACATCGTGATAAAGAAGTAAGAAGTGTTTGGGATGAAATAGATCTTTCTAAGTCTCTTCCACTAGCAAAGACAAGAGGGGGGGCAGGATATGTTCGCCCTACT gttcAGCCACAACCAGGACACTTGGAACTATCGTTTCTACGAGCTGCTGATCAGATTGACACGAGGAGAGCTTTAGTGGAGAATTCACCTTATCAACAAAAGCTGGCAAA GCTAAGATTGGAACGTCTTCGAGTAGAAGAAGAATATCTTCTTCAACTTAAACGGGAATCTGAATTGGAAAGAATAAGAGGCCCCAAACCTAAGTG GTACGAATCAAAAGGGCCAGAGTTCCACTATGAATGCAACAAGAACACAGCTCTTCATAAAAATCGTGACAACTGGTCGGATACTATGGATTATAGAAATCATCTATTAAAATCTTCACGAGAATTCACAATGAACATGAGGGGACCTGTACCTGTGCCAAgataa